In Aedes albopictus strain Foshan chromosome 3, AalbF5, whole genome shotgun sequence, the following are encoded in one genomic region:
- the LOC109418544 gene encoding HIG1 domain family member 1A, mitochondrial isoform X1: MQRSLAMVNHPGLEEESGDKLARKARESPFMLIGLAGLVAVCGIGAYKYKNRGEMSTSVFLMQLRVAAQGTVVGALSLGLAYSMANEYLFKKKDDN, translated from the coding sequence ATGCAGAGATCTTTGGCCATGGTGAACCATCCGGGACTGGAAGAGGAGAGCGGCGATAAGCTGGCCCGTAAGGCGCGGGAATCTCCCTTCATGCTTATCGGTCTGGCCGGACTGGTGGCGGTGTGTGGCATCGGTGCGTACAAGTATAAGAACCGCGGTGAAATGTCCACGTCGGTGTTCCTGATGCAGCTTCGTGTTGCAGCACAGGGTACGGTTGTGGGGGCATTGTCACTAGGGTTGGCTTACTCGATGGCCAACGAATACCTTTTCAAGAAGAAGGACGACAACTAG
- the LOC109418544 gene encoding HIG1 domain family member 1A, mitochondrial isoform X2: MVNHPGLEEESGDKLARKARESPFMLIGLAGLVAVCGIGAYKYKNRGEMSTSVFLMQLRVAAQGTVVGALSLGLAYSMANEYLFKKKDDN; this comes from the coding sequence ATGGTGAACCATCCGGGACTGGAAGAGGAGAGCGGCGATAAGCTGGCCCGTAAGGCGCGGGAATCTCCCTTCATGCTTATCGGTCTGGCCGGACTGGTGGCGGTGTGTGGCATCGGTGCGTACAAGTATAAGAACCGCGGTGAAATGTCCACGTCGGTGTTCCTGATGCAGCTTCGTGTTGCAGCACAGGGTACGGTTGTGGGGGCATTGTCACTAGGGTTGGCTTACTCGATGGCCAACGAATACCTTTTCAAGAAGAAGGACGACAACTAG
- the LOC115259167 gene encoding sal-like protein 3, with protein sequence MNVNVCDVPNVNPATYCRLCFSQKQVVPIFPLGSNHNQKIINQVYQWTGVQISYQEDFTCAICWKCTFALEEFQRFCDRCRKNDWIVKQKRSEVNRNPIQKSEQPENQMDDRRFGYMYPLMQPALGYEFRLPNDPRDRAHLEHPRSLVRETPAPAAPSNHIQTKTESRIDIETEFKHVLPVERLPEELVNMLDLPATSSKKGIANSSVNGVAPTTATTPGTPKVRTSQYQKVVESGGVKCPICKKPYTTDKNLKKHLRLHTLTLPFTCNDCGAKFSERRDFQKHHERYHGPNASASVSDIFHCEFCSRVFTRQRDMTKHVRLFHEPPEEMKHNVSAPM encoded by the exons ATGAACGTTAATGTGTGCGATGT ACCGAATGTTAATCCAGCTACGTACTGTCGATTGTGCTTCTCGCAGAAACAAGTGGTTCCGATCTTCCCGCTAGGAAGCAATCACAATCAGAAAATAATCAACCAGGTTTACCAGTGGACCGGCGTTCAGATCTCCTACCAGGAGGATTTCACCTGTGCAATCTGCTGGAAATGCACCTTTGCCTTGGAGGAGTTCCAGCGGTTTTGTGATCGTTGCAGGAAAAACGACTGGATTGTCAAACAGAAGCGCAGTGAGGTGAACCGCAACCCGATTCAGAAAAGTGAACAACCGGAGAACCAAATGGACGATCGACGCTTTGGGTACATGTATCCGCTGATGCAACCGGCTTTAGGATACGAATTCCGATTGCCGAATGATCCGCGGGATCGGGCCCACCTGGAACACCCTCGATCGCTGGTTCGCGAGACCCCTGCCCCTGCAGCCCCTTCCAATCACATCCAGACAAAGACCGAATCTAGAATAGACATAGAGACGGAATTTAAACATGTTCTTCCGGTGGAACGGCTACCGGAGGAGCTGGTCAACATGCTGGATCTGCCAGCGACGTCTTCCAAAAAGGGAATCGCCAATTCTTCAGTCAATGGCGTTGCGCCCACCACCGCCACCACTCCAGGAACTCCGAAAGTGCGCACCAGTCAGTACCAGAAGGTGGTCGAATCCGGCGGGGTCAAATGCCCCATTTGCAAAAAGCCTTACACGACggacaaaaatctcaaaaagcatcTCCGGTTGCACACCTTGACCCTACCTTTCACGTGTAACGACTGCGGCGCAAAGTTCTCCGAGCGGCGAGATTTCCAGAAGCACCACGAGCGATACCACGGGCCAAACGCGTCCGCCTCGGTGTCCGATATTTTCCACTGTGAGTTCTGTTCCCGCGTTTTCACCCGGCAGCGAGATATGACCAAGCACGTTCGGCTGTTTCACGAGCCACCCGAGGAAATGAAGCACAATGTGTCGGCACCTATGTAA